The genomic DNA TGAAAGTTACGGGATACTTTGGAGGAACACGGGTCCGGTCAGCTTCAAAGTCAGGTTCAGGTGGAATGACAAATACTGCCTCTATCGTGTGATTATCAGTAATGTTAGTAAAGCAGTACTGATCATACACTCCGACTGAACTGTTGTCAACAATCACATCATAGACAACATTTCCTTCATCAGGTGTGATGTTAAAGCACTGAGTGCTGCCACAATTGACCGTAACAATTCCATCATCACCGGCAGGATCAATCACTCCGCCTTCACTCTGATTCACCAGAATCTCATAGGTTTTTATTTGGAAATCTGCATGAATGGTATGATCCTCAGTCACATTTTCAAAGGTATAGGTAGAAATTGCACCCTGACTCTCACCATCTACCAAAACATCCTTGATGGTGTAACATCCGTTCGGAGTAATGGTGAAGGTAGCTGAATCGCCAATTGGAACCACCTGCGGAGTGGATGGATCAATAGTGCCCCCTACCCCTGCAGACGGTGTGATGGTATATGCATACTGTGTAAAGTATGCAGAGATGTTGTGGTCCTTGGTTACATTGTTAAAGCAGTACTGATAGGGACTGGTCTGGTTTCCGGTATCCTCCCCGTCTATTACTACTGATGAGATATAGTAGTTCGTATGTGCGGTGATGTTGAAGCACTGGCTATCGCCAAAGGTGACATTCACGATGCCTTCAGGCTCAATTATACCGCCCTCACCAGCGACCGCCTCGATGGTCAGGACGTCAGACTGAAAATGTGCAACAATATCGTGATCCTCTGTGACAGTTATATTGTACGGGTTCACCGCTCCTTTTGAAATTCCATTATCAGTGATATCTGATAATTGATATCCTGCAAACGGATTGGAAGTAAAAGAAAGTTCCTCTCCATATCCGGCAGTGTAATTAGACAGGGCAGGAACAATTATTCCTTTTGTCTCATCTTCAGATCGCGAGTTCACACTGTAGTTCAATGGTTCAAAGTGTGCTGTAATGGTAGTGTTTTTGTCAATGTCACAGACCGAACCGATATAAATCTTGTCTGATTCAGACGAGAGGATCTCTTCTGCATCGGTAGAAGTAAAGTTTGCATGAGTAAACCGATACCCCGGATCTGCAACTACTTCATGCTGATGTGAACATCCAAGGTATTCTATCCAGTATGGTGTTGCCTCTGATGCTCCATCAAGAATACTACCCCCGGTTGTTGCAACCGGTGTAATAAGGACGTGGGTAGGTCTGAAGAGACCAAGCAGAGTATGGTTATGGATCATCTGTGATGCAGGGAAATCCCATTTATCATTGTATTTTTTCTCCCCGTCGACCCAGAGTTCTTTAAACACATAGCCCTCATCTGCAGTGAAATTATACTGGTAACTTGGAGTTTCAAATTCATACAGAGTAATGCCCGGATAGTTTACGGATCCTCCTTTTCCTGCAGTTGCATTTACCGCAACTTTCTTCTTTTCAGATGTAACGGTAAGCGTTGCATTCTCTAACACTTTGGAATGCAGATACTCTACCTCATACTGACTGTATGGATAGGTGATCGGGTCATAGCCATCTCTTACGACCGTAAGATTTCCAACCAGCCATGCCGGCTTTTCTCCAGTCAGATTAAATGGCTGAGTATTTCCTGCTTTTACCGCAATAACACCAGAGGGAGTGATTGTACTATGAGCATCAGCTGTTGCAGTAAGATAGTATGTCATCAGCTCAAGCTGAATGATATCTCCCCATTTTGAAGGTCTGCCTTCAAACAGAGTTGTATCAACAGTAACATTCTTTGCTGCATACAGAGGCATCTGATCAAAGGAAACATTCACGATCTGCTGTGACGGGAGGTATACCCAGCATGGAGTGGTGTTAACCAGTTCACCATCGACACGAACATTTGCTCCCCCCTCATCATCCACGTTTGTCTCAAAGTATACCTGAACAAATTCCTGGTCTGGGATTAACGTCTCCACTACGGTTTTTTTCTCGCCTACCGAGATATTGAAGAAACCAACCTCCTCTTTCATGGAGTACCCATCAAGGAAGTATTTATACAGATATTCACCCTCATGAAGCTCCATTTCAAATGGAGTGGTTCCCACAAGACCTGCAACAAATTTTATTGGCGGAATGGTCTCTGCCCCGACCATACTCTTGATTTGTACAGAAGCCTCATCAGCAGTCCCTTCATATGATTCAAGATATTCCTCGATCTCGGTTTCAAGACCTGCTTCCATATCAGAGAAATTACCGCCGGCAATAATGACCCTTGCACTGTTAGGCTCACTCTTAAACGTTACAATTCCAGAGTCTGGAATCGGTACGAGAGGGACATAAATTTCAGTCACATCACCAGCTGTGACTTCAGTTGTATTCGAATATGGATAGTACCCATCCTTTGTCACCGTATAATTATAAGTTCCAGGTGGAAGAGACTCAACCGATGCCGGTGTGGAACTGTATATCACACTGGTAACATTTGGAATAAACCGCTGAAGAACAAGATTTGCCCCTGGTGGATGGGTGTCAATATGTATTGCCCCGTATTGTGGATTGGTTTCAGTAAGTGTTACATTGAAATCCTGATAGGATCCCGGAGTAACAGTGAATGATTCATTCCACCAGGTAATATACCCATATTTCTTCAGAAACAGCCGGTAGGTCCCTGGGTCAACAAAAAACTCCCGCGGTGTAATACCAGCAGTATCGTGAACTGTCAGATTATCAGGCGATACTGAAGTATTGGTGAGATAAATCTCAGCCCCATCCGGATGAGAATCAACATAGATAACCCCCTTTGATGGAGCGGCCATAGATCCGGTCACGAGAAGCATGAATATACATGCCACTGCAATGAACGGAATTATCTGAACCTTTCCCATAATTTGATCGTCCCCTTCCCTTCCATACGTGAATGCCCTGTTTTTTTAAAACGCATTCCCCATACGGGTGCACCTCGCAACAGGAATTAATCAGGGTTATATTGTTCATCATATATATAGGTATGGAAATACGTCCTATATACATTCAATTTTTCATTCGCCTCGGGAATAAAAACTCATTTCTCAATTGAAAAAATATTACCGACGAAGTATAAAAAAACAGATTTATTAAATTATTTTAAAAAAGATAGAGTTTGGACGATTATAAAACGACGACGTATGCAACACGACGTTTCTCATTCGTTCCATTTTCATTGCGCACGGTGAGAGTGACTGTATATTGTCCGGGTTTCTCGTACCGGTGAGTTGGTGCCTGCTCAAATGAGTTCGTGCCATCTCCGAATTCCCAGAACCATTCGATAACATTTGACTGGGCCGGAGTCTTGTCTTCAAACTGAACGTCAAATGGAGCTTTGCCACTGTATTGTAATTCAGGAACTTCGAAATCAACACCCTGCGGGACGGTTTTATTAACGATGGTAATCTGTTGTGAGGTCGATGCAGTTACTGGTTGCCAGTTAGTCACAGTGAGATTTACCGTAAAAGTTCCAATATCCTGATATGTATGAGTTGTCATATTCGTCGGTAAATTTTCAAGTGTACCATCACCAAAGTTCCAATGCCATTGTACGGGACTGCCTTTTGAAGTGTCAATAAAAGTGACTGGAGTATTAACAACTGCCCATCCGGATGGAATAGAGATGAAACTGGGTATCAACCCTCTGACACTAATATAATCAGTTTTTACAGCAGTATCTTCTCCAAATGGATTTGTTACTTTTAAAGACACAGTGTATTTTCCTGGTAACTGATACTGATGAGATGGATTTGTGCCATTCGAAGTCTGACCATCACCAAAGTCCCAGAAATATGACGAAATGTCAGGTCCCTGAACATGAGAGGTAAAGTAAACATAATCCTGTGTATTAACCGTTGTTGGATCAGCACAGAAATCTGCCACCGGTGCCCGCATCTCAGTAACATTTAGCGTATAGTTAACACTTTGAATATCTTCATAGTACCAGTTGTAAACCGTGAGGTTCACCAGGTACTCTTTAAATTCAGGGAAAATATTTACAGGATTCTGCTGATCAGAGGTGTTCCCATCACCAAAGTCCCAGAACCAATCAGACACATTACCCATAGAAAGATCAGTAAATTGGACACCCTCATAAATATTCATTCTAGCAGTCCTGTTTGGCATAAAGTCAGGGTAAATTGGTTCTACAACCTCAATAGTGTTTTCTGCTGAACCTCTTGCCCCAGTTGTTGTATTCCAGACTGTAAGGTTAATTGTATAATTATTAGCCCCATAAAAGGTGTGAATAGGATTTTTCTGAGTACTTACGGGTGTATTATCACCAAAGTTCCATGACCAGTTCGTAATCCAGGCTGAAGGTTGTGATAAATCAGTGAATTGAACTGTGAACGGAGACACTCCCCTGGATTTGTTTGTACTAAAAGAAACATTAAACCCTTCAGATAGTATAATGTTCTTTGTTAGAGTATTCGTCCAGATTGGATACACTGTAGTGTTTCTTACAACCTGAGTAATTAGATATGTTCCAGGATTGTTAAAGGTATGAACAGGGTTTTTATCAGTCACTGTTGATGATCCATCACCAAAATTCCATTCATACTGGTCAGGAGAATCGGTCGTAAGATCGGTAAATTGGACTTGTAATGGGAAGGTTCCATATTTTGGTGAATAATCAAAATTTGCAATTGGTCTTTCAATTATTGTAATAATTTTTTGTGTTGAATTATATTGATTACAACTATTCCCTACGGTAAAATTAACCGTATAATTACCAGGACTATTGTAGGTTGTCTTTGCATTTGGCTGGATTGAACTGCCACCATTACCAAAGTCCCAGTGGTAATACGTTGCACCAAATACATCGGTTGAATTTGATGTGAAATTTACTGGAATTGATTCACCGGTTGTGTTTTGGTACCCCACTAGTTTATCAGATGTGAAATTTGCATATAACCCAGTTACATGAATTTGTTTTCGTTCTGATTGATTTATATCATGAGTTGTGTTGAGCGTAGTTAGAGTCACATTATACAAACCCGGCAAATTGAAAATATGAGTTGCATCACGTGTTGTAATATTTGATGACCCATCGTCAAAACTCCAATTATATCGATCCGGATTACTGTAACCTACCTGGGTCGCATTTGTGGTGAATGAATATGTTACTGGAAATACGGGCTGTAAACATGTAGTTATTGGATTTGAAGAGAAATTTGCAGATATTGGAAGATATGCATTAACATAATTTGTCCGGGTTGTCAGATTAGATGACCAATTTCCACTTACATTTAATGAAACCGGATACAGGCCAGGGGTGTAATAGGTATGAATTGGATGTTCTGTTGTACTCGTATTTCCATCACCAAAAGTCCAATTAAAGTGTAGAGTATCACGATAATCAGATGTTGAATTATTAAAGAATTGTAAACATAATGGAACCTGACCTTTTGCCTGTTCGGTAAATGAACTTATATTCGTCGTGAAAATTGTCGAAATATCATCTCTACTATCGATATAAATCGAACGCGAAATCGAACTGTTTACACGTAATCCACCATCCGGGTAAAAGGGAGAATCATATGACCTGTTCCAGACCGTATAATTAATTACTTTTGTCCCATTTGTTGAATAACACGTAGTTGCAGGATTGATTGTTTGATTCCCTAAACCGTCATTTAATTGCCATGCACGATCTGTTGGCCCCCCAGTCGAGTTATCTGTAAAGGTGACACATAGAGGTAGAACGCCTGTGGTAGATGTATTCGTGAAATTAGCTGAT from Methanospirillum hungatei JF-1 includes the following:
- a CDS encoding PKD domain-containing protein: MGKVQIIPFIAVACIFMLLVTGSMAAPSKGVIYVDSHPDGAEIYLTNTSVSPDNLTVHDTAGITPREFFVDPGTYRLFLKKYGYITWWNESFTVTPGSYQDFNVTLTETNPQYGAIHIDTHPPGANLVLQRFIPNVTSVIYSSTPASVESLPPGTYNYTVTKDGYYPYSNTTEVTAGDVTEIYVPLVPIPDSGIVTFKSEPNSARVIIAGGNFSDMEAGLETEIEEYLESYEGTADEASVQIKSMVGAETIPPIKFVAGLVGTTPFEMELHEGEYLYKYFLDGYSMKEEVGFFNISVGEKKTVVETLIPDQEFVQVYFETNVDDEGGANVRVDGELVNTTPCWVYLPSQQIVNVSFDQMPLYAAKNVTVDTTLFEGRPSKWGDIIQLELMTYYLTATADAHSTITPSGVIAVKAGNTQPFNLTGEKPAWLVGNLTVVRDGYDPITYPYSQYEVEYLHSKVLENATLTVTSEKKKVAVNATAGKGGSVNYPGITLYEFETPSYQYNFTADEGYVFKELWVDGEKKYNDKWDFPASQMIHNHTLLGLFRPTHVLITPVATTGGSILDGASEATPYWIEYLGCSHQHEVVADPGYRFTHANFTSTDAEEILSSESDKIYIGSVCDIDKNTTITAHFEPLNYSVNSRSEDETKGIIVPALSNYTAGYGEELSFTSNPFAGYQLSDITDNGISKGAVNPYNITVTEDHDIVAHFQSDVLTIEAVAGEGGIIEPEGIVNVTFGDSQCFNITAHTNYYISSVVIDGEDTGNQTSPYQYCFNNVTKDHNISAYFTQYAYTITPSAGVGGTIDPSTPQVVPIGDSATFTITPNGCYTIKDVLVDGESQGAISTYTFENVTEDHTIHADFQIKTYEILVNQSEGGVIDPAGDDGIVTVNCGSTQCFNITPDEGNVVYDVIVDNSSVGVYDQYCFTNITDNHTIEAVFVIPPEPDFEADRTRVPPKYPVTFKDFTRNNPTDWLWDFGDGEITTTREPVHYFAEVGNYTVTLTAYNAAAKDGVNKTKEHYIEVTTNPIAGFTAKSKGGIVPPGVEIEFIDTSLNTNGVAYGWIFGDGPKGAISKNATHVYNAPGVYQVTHQVEKPFIAKDYAYETITILQKPEADFIAHPVSGKPPLTVQFEDRSLGFPTSWLWDFGDSVKSYDQNPVHIYSESGNYTVSLSVFSDEGSSVKTKDGFITVQ
- a CDS encoding PKD domain-containing protein, yielding MHERPLYYVFALFVALLMVNLVSPVFGDGEVNVEGIVTFDVSANASFIDVSNPPVSVNYTAIISPESSHIADWYQWSIKERYATTNFLEVITTSPINWIVCNFTNVGQYDLKCNAYNNSNPQAFNPVNKTFGFVTAYLPVSANFTNTSTTGVLPLCVTFTDNSTGGPTDRAWQLNDGLGNQTINPATTCYSTNGTKVINYTVWNRSYDSPFYPDGGLRVNSSISRSIYIDSRDDISTIFTTNISSFTEQAKGQVPLCLQFFNNSTSDYRDTLHFNWTFGDGNTSTTEHPIHTYYTPGLYPVSLNVSGNWSSNLTTRTNYVNAYLPISANFSSNPITTCLQPVFPVTYSFTTNATQVGYSNPDRYNWSFDDGSSNITTRDATHIFNLPGLYNVTLTTLNTTHDINQSERKQIHVTGLYANFTSDKLVGYQNTTGESIPVNFTSNSTDVFGATYYHWDFGNGGSSIQPNAKTTYNSPGNYTVNFTVGNSCNQYNSTQKIITIIERPIANFDYSPKYGTFPLQVQFTDLTTDSPDQYEWNFGDGSSTVTDKNPVHTFNNPGTYLITQVVRNTTVYPIWTNTLTKNIILSEGFNVSFSTNKSRGVSPFTVQFTDLSQPSAWITNWSWNFGDNTPVSTQKNPIHTFYGANNYTINLTVWNTTTGARGSAENTIEVVEPIYPDFMPNRTARMNIYEGVQFTDLSMGNVSDWFWDFGDGNTSDQQNPVNIFPEFKEYLVNLTVYNWYYEDIQSVNYTLNVTEMRAPVADFCADPTTVNTQDYVYFTSHVQGPDISSYFWDFGDGQTSNGTNPSHQYQLPGKYTVSLKVTNPFGEDTAVKTDYISVRGLIPSFISIPSGWAVVNTPVTFIDTSKGSPVQWHWNFGDGTLENLPTNMTTHTYQDIGTFTVNLTVTNWQPVTASTSQQITIVNKTVPQGVDFEVPELQYSGKAPFDVQFEDKTPAQSNVIEWFWEFGDGTNSFEQAPTHRYEKPGQYTVTLTVRNENGTNEKRRVAYVVVL